GACGTCCCGTCGTCGTAGCGCCGTTCACGCTCTTCGACGCGGGTATTCCTGGCGGCTCGACGATTGCGAAGATGATGAATCCGTGCCCGATGATCACCCTCGGTGGGCTCATCGTCGATGAGAACACCGGAGGCGTGAAAGATACGCGTGGAGTGGTCATTCCAGGATTGTTCGCTGCAGGCCGCACTGCTGTCGGACTGTGTTCGAATTCGTACGTCAGCGGACTCTCGCTCGCGGACTGTGTCTTCTCGGGCCGTCGGGCAGGAGCACACGCGCTGGTTTCGTCAAGCGATGACCGCGGGGTCGACTTCGAAGCGATGTGAGCTAGAAGTGTTGTGAGAGAGGTGTAGGGGCCCAGCGTCGCTGGGCCCCTACACGGCCGGAACTGCCTAGTCGGAGGGGACTGACAGAATCCCTTCCATCACTGCATGGTCGATGCTGTCCTGCATGCGTGGGCACGAGTCCTGCGTGGCCGAGTTCCCTGCATCACGAAACACCGGGCAAGTATCGGCAGGTCTGGTGGTCCACTGCACCGAGGTCTGCTTGGAACTGTTCTTGCGTACCAGGACGCTAGTTCCACATGCTCGACATTCCACCGGTGCGAGAGACGAATCGAGATAGTTTTCCTTGTCGCGCACGGTCTGCGCGTGAATCTCCTCGATTCGCTCCGGATCCTGCGCGAAGTCCGGTGCCTTGGCCCAGCTCAGGCTCATGACACTTCGGCGTTCTCGGACTTGTCTGCCTTCTGGCGAGCGAGATTCTCGTCGACCTCTACCTGCCAGGCTTCGTTCGCCTTGGAGGTGTCGACCTCGAACTCGAACCGGCCGGTCATCTTGTCGTCGACATCGGCGACGTCGACGTAGAACTGGTCGTACCAACGGCGCAACTGATAGACAGGGCCGTCCTCCTCGCAGAGCAACGGGTTGTCGATCTTGGTCTTGTTCTTCCAGATCTCGACGTCCTGTAAGAATCCGGCGCTGATTCCCTCGGTGAACTTCTCCGCAAGTTTGATCGAGGTCTTGTCGTTCATGCCTGCTGGCTTCTTGACGGTGATGCCCCACTGCAACACGAACGAATTCTGATCGATCGGGTAGTGGCAGTTGATCAGTACACTCTCGACCTCGAACCCGCCGTAACTGTTCATCAACGGATTGATCATGTACGAGGGGCCGTAGTAGGCGGCTTCGGACTTGAGGAGCGTGTCGCCGCCGTACTGGGACGCCATTCCGATGTCCGGCCGGCCCTTGGTGTTGAGGTACTGCGAGGCTATATGGCCTTCGAATACATTCTTGAAGTACGTCGGGAAGGCGTAGTGAATGTAGAAGAAGTGCGCCATGTCGACGACATTGTCGACGATCTCGCGGCAGTTGGCACCCTCGATGACCATCGAGTTCCAGGTCCAGTCGGTCCAGTCGTCGCTGTAGGCACCCTCGATCCGTGGGATCGTGACCTCCTCGGGAGGCGGATTACCTTCGGCATCGTTCCAGATGAACAGCTGGCCGTTCTGATCCAATGTCGTCCAGGTCCTCGTACGCGCCAGCGGTGGGACACGCCTCGCATACGGAATCTGCGCACATTTGCCGTTCGCGCCCCATCGCCAGTCGTGGAACGGACAGGCGATCTCATCACCCTTCACCGTTCCCTGAGTCAGGTCACCGCCCATATGACGGCAGTAACCGTCGAGCACGACGATTTTCCCGGCCGAATCAGCGAAGACGACAAGTTTGGTGCCGAAAGCCTCGATGGAGTGCGGTTTGCCGTCGGTGAACGTTGTGGTGAGGCCGAGGCAATGCCACCCACGTGCGAAGCGGGTCGGTGTATTGCCGACGTCGATCTCTCGGATCTTTGCCATGTGAACCCCTCACGGTCTACTCGAGCTGTTACTACTAGAACACGTTATAGAATTGCCGTAGAAATGGCTAGTGAAAGCGCGTAAAAGAGTTCTCGACACATGAGAGAACGTGTTCTAGTCTTGCTAGGAAACCATTGAGAAGGTAGGAGTCAATTGTGACGCAGGAGCCGATCGCCCGCCACGAGGTGTTAGACCGAATCGACGCCTTACTGCCCACTCTGCGCGAGCGCGCGCAGGAGACCGAAGATCTGCGACGTCTACCCGACGAGTCGGTGAAAGCCCTCCAGGAGACAGGCTTCTTCCGTTTGCTGCAGCCGGCGCAGTGGGGCGGCTACGAAGAAAACCCCGAGTTGTTCTACACCGCAGTGAAAATGATCGCGAGTGCCTGCGGATCCACCGGTTGGGTCTCCTCGATCATCGGAGTGCACAACTGGCACCTCGCACTGTTCCCCCAGCAAGCGCAGGAAGATGTGTGGGGACAGGACACCGACGTTCGGATCTCCTCTTCGTACGCACCGATGGGCGCAGGCGCCGTCGTGGAAGGCGGATACCGAGTATCCGGCGCGTGGCAGTGGTCCTCGGGCTGCGATCACGCGACCTGGGCGATGCTCGGCGGGCCCGTCATCAAGGATGGTCGACCCGTCGACTTCGTGACATTCCTCATCCCGCGTGAGGACTACCGCATCGACGACGTCTGGAATGTCGTCGGATTGCGTGGAACCGGGAGCAACACTGTGGTGGTCGAGGAGCAGTTCGTTCCGTCCCACCGTGTGTTGAGCTTCGGAAAGATGAACGATCACACCGCCGAAGGACTCGAGCGCAACACCGCTCCGGTCTACAAGATGCCGTGGGGGACGATTCACCCGACCACCATTTCCGCGCCGATCGTCGGAATGGCGGAAGGCGCGTACGCCGCGCACGTCGAGCATCAGGGCAAGCGTGTGCGCAAGGCGTTCGTCGGTGAGACCGGTAAGGACGATCCCTTCGCGAAGGTGCGTATCGCCGAGGCCAGCAGCGACATCGATGCCGCGTGGCGTCAGTTGTCGGGCAACGTCGCCGAAGAGTACGCACTGCTGAAGGCAGGTCAGGAAGTGCCGATCGAACTACGGCTCCGAGCACGCCGCGATCAGGTGCGTGCGACCGGTCGATCCGTCGCCTCGATCGACCTTCTGTTCGAGAGCGCAGGTGCGACGGCGCTGCAGAACGATGCTCCGCTGCAACGCTTCTGGCGAGATGCTCATGCGGGCCGAGTGCATGCTGCAAACGATCCGGAACGCGCATACCAGATGTTCGGTGGTGGCGAGTTCGGCCTCCCGCTCAAGGACACGATGGTATGACCGTGGCCACGCAGGAGATCACCTACGAATCGACGTCGAAGTTCGCGCAGATTCGTCCGGACATGAAACTTCACTACCACGAGGCGGGCGTCGGGAACGATACGACGATCGTGCTGCTGCATGGCGGTGGACCGGGCGCGTCGGGATGGTCGAATTTCGCGGCCAACATTCCGGTGCTCGCGGAGCAGTTCCACGTACTGTGCGTCGACCAGCCTGGATTCGGGTTGTCCGACAAGCCGATCGACCATCCGCAGTACTTCGTGCACTCGTCGTCTGCGCTCAAGGATTTGCTGGATCATCTCGGAATCGAGAGAGCCCACCTGCTCGGAAATTCTCTCGGTGGCGGCACCGCGGTGCGATTCGCGCTCGATTTTCCCTCCAGTGCAGGCAGATTGGTGCTCATGGGGCCTGGAGGGTTGAGCATCAACCTGTTCGCCCCAGACCCGACAGAGGGCGTCAAGCATCTCGGCAACTTCAGTGCTCCGCCGGGGCCGTCGAAGGAAAAGCTCGAGGCGTTCCTCAAAGTGATGGTGTTCGACCAGTCGCTGATCACCGAAGAGTTACTCGAGCAGCGCTACGCCGCCGCATCGACGCCGGAGTCCATCGCCGCGATGCGTGCCATGGGGAAGTCGTTCGCCGGCGCCGATTTCGAGAAGGGCATGCTCTGGCGTGAGGCATACAAGTTACGCCAGCCTGTGCTGCTGATCTGGGGCCGTGAGGACCGCGTCAATCCGATAGACGGCGCACTGGTGGCACTCAAGACGATTCCGCGTGCGCAGTTGCACGTGTTCGGTCGATGCGGGCACTGGGCCCAGGTTGAAATGGCCGAGGAATTCAATCGTTTGACCGCTGCATTTCTTACCGAGGGGAGCTGAGAGATGGGTATCCGATCTCTGGCATACATGCGTATCGAGGCCACCGACATGAACGCGTGGCGCGAGTACGGGCTCAAGGTGCTCGGCATGGTCGAGGGCAAAGGTGTCACCCCGGGCGCGCTCTACCTACGTATGGACGACTTCCCTGCCCGGCTCGTCATCGTTCCGGGTGAGAAGGACCGACTGCTCGTATCCGGTTGGGAAACTGCAAATGCTGCCGAGCTGCAGAGCATTCGAAGTTCCCTGGACAATGCCGGTGTTCCCTACAAGGAGGGTACTGCCGAGCAGATTCAGGACCGTCGAGTAGACGAGTTGATCGTGTTCGAGGACCCGTCGGGGAACACCCTCGAGGCATTCCATGGGGCGGCTCTCGAACATCGGCGCGTCGTCAGCCCGTACGGCCATACCTTCGTCACCGGCGAACAGGGCCTGGGCCACGTCGTGCTCTCCACCGACGACGACGACGCGTCACTGCGGTTCTACCGTGATGTCCTCGGCTTCCGGCTTCGCGATTCGATGCGTCTGCCTCCGCAGATGATGGGTCGGCCCGCCGACGGCGATCCCGGATGGTTGCGATTCTTCGGGTGCAATCCCCGGCACCACAGCTTGGCGTTCCTACCGATGCCGACCCCCAGTGGAATCGTGCATCTGATGATCGAGGTCGAAAACTCCGATGACGTCGGGCTCGGACTCGACCGTGCACTGCGCAAGAAGGTCCCGATGTCCGCTACGCTGGGACGTCACGTCAACGATTTGATGCTGTCCTTCTACATGAAGACTCCTGGCGGATTCGACATCGAATTCGGTTGCGAAGGAAGACAGGTCGAAGACGAGAAGTGGGTTGCCCGCGAAAGTACGGCCGTGAGCTTGTGGGGACACGATTTCTCGGTGGGAATCAGATAGGTGAGTGAAGCTGTGGCGAACTTCGAACCGCGGACGTTCCGGACGGTTCTCGGGCAGTTCTGTACCGGGATCACGATCATCACTACGGTCGACGAGGACGTCCCGGTGGGCTTCGCCTGCCAGTCGTTCGCCGCGCTGTCGCTCGATCCACCTCTCGTCTTGTTCTGCCCTACGAAGGGTTCCAGGTCATGGGCTGCGATCGAACGAAGCGGAAAATTTGCGGTCAATGTCCTGGGCGAAGAGCAGCAGGACACGTGTGCACGTTTCGGATCTCGTGAGCCGGACAAATTCGCCGGTGTCGAGTGGAGCGCGTCGGAACTGGGCTCGCCCATTCTGGCAGGCTCGCTCGCGCATATAGATTGCACGGTGGAGTCGGTTCTCGATGGTGGTGACCACTACATCGCCATCGGTCGGGTCCACTCGCTCGGCGAGATCACCGGTGAGCGTCCGTTGCTCTTCTACCGCGGCCAGTACACCGGTATCGAACCGGACAAGACCGTTCCCGCACCATGGCGGGACGATCTCGAAGCATTCCTTACCGCGTCGTCTCCGGACACGTGGTTGTAATTCGAGTCACGACGAAAAAATCGCCCCGGGCATACCCGGGGCGATTTTTTTCGTTCGCTGAATCTCCTCGCCGCGCCGGCTCTGTCGGCGACGGGTCCGATTACACAGCCGCAGGCGCGTATCGGTTCACGTACT
This region of Rhodococcus sp. PAMC28707 genomic DNA includes:
- a CDS encoding Rieske 2Fe-2S domain-containing protein, with protein sequence MAKIREIDVGNTPTRFARGWHCLGLTTTFTDGKPHSIEAFGTKLVVFADSAGKIVVLDGYCRHMGGDLTQGTVKGDEIACPFHDWRWGANGKCAQIPYARRVPPLARTRTWTTLDQNGQLFIWNDAEGNPPPEEVTIPRIEGAYSDDWTDWTWNSMVIEGANCREIVDNVVDMAHFFYIHYAFPTYFKNVFEGHIASQYLNTKGRPDIGMASQYGGDTLLKSEAAYYGPSYMINPLMNSYGGFEVESVLINCHYPIDQNSFVLQWGITVKKPAGMNDKTSIKLAEKFTEGISAGFLQDVEIWKNKTKIDNPLLCEEDGPVYQLRRWYDQFYVDVADVDDKMTGRFEFEVDTSKANEAWQVEVDENLARQKADKSENAEVS
- the hsaA gene encoding 3-hydroxy-9,10-secoandrosta-1,3,5(10)-triene-9,17-dione monooxygenase oxygenase subunit — protein: MTQEPIARHEVLDRIDALLPTLRERAQETEDLRRLPDESVKALQETGFFRLLQPAQWGGYEENPELFYTAVKMIASACGSTGWVSSIIGVHNWHLALFPQQAQEDVWGQDTDVRISSSYAPMGAGAVVEGGYRVSGAWQWSSGCDHATWAMLGGPVIKDGRPVDFVTFLIPREDYRIDDVWNVVGLRGTGSNTVVVEEQFVPSHRVLSFGKMNDHTAEGLERNTAPVYKMPWGTIHPTTISAPIVGMAEGAYAAHVEHQGKRVRKAFVGETGKDDPFAKVRIAEASSDIDAAWRQLSGNVAEEYALLKAGQEVPIELRLRARRDQVRATGRSVASIDLLFESAGATALQNDAPLQRFWRDAHAGRVHAANDPERAYQMFGGGEFGLPLKDTMV
- the hsaD gene encoding 4,5:9,10-diseco-3-hydroxy-5,9,17-trioxoandrosta-1(10),2-diene-4-oate hydrolase, which produces MTVATQEITYESTSKFAQIRPDMKLHYHEAGVGNDTTIVLLHGGGPGASGWSNFAANIPVLAEQFHVLCVDQPGFGLSDKPIDHPQYFVHSSSALKDLLDHLGIERAHLLGNSLGGGTAVRFALDFPSSAGRLVLMGPGGLSINLFAPDPTEGVKHLGNFSAPPGPSKEKLEAFLKVMVFDQSLITEELLEQRYAAASTPESIAAMRAMGKSFAGADFEKGMLWREAYKLRQPVLLIWGREDRVNPIDGALVALKTIPRAQLHVFGRCGHWAQVEMAEEFNRLTAAFLTEGS
- the hsaC gene encoding iron-dependent extradiol dioxygenase HsaC, with product MGIRSLAYMRIEATDMNAWREYGLKVLGMVEGKGVTPGALYLRMDDFPARLVIVPGEKDRLLVSGWETANAAELQSIRSSLDNAGVPYKEGTAEQIQDRRVDELIVFEDPSGNTLEAFHGAALEHRRVVSPYGHTFVTGEQGLGHVVLSTDDDDASLRFYRDVLGFRLRDSMRLPPQMMGRPADGDPGWLRFFGCNPRHHSLAFLPMPTPSGIVHLMIEVENSDDVGLGLDRALRKKVPMSATLGRHVNDLMLSFYMKTPGGFDIEFGCEGRQVEDEKWVARESTAVSLWGHDFSVGIR
- the hsaB gene encoding 3-hydroxy-9,10-secoandrosta-1,3,5(10)-triene-9,17-dione monooxygenase reductase subunit — protein: MSEAVANFEPRTFRTVLGQFCTGITIITTVDEDVPVGFACQSFAALSLDPPLVLFCPTKGSRSWAAIERSGKFAVNVLGEEQQDTCARFGSREPDKFAGVEWSASELGSPILAGSLAHIDCTVESVLDGGDHYIAIGRVHSLGEITGERPLLFYRGQYTGIEPDKTVPAPWRDDLEAFLTASSPDTWL